Proteins co-encoded in one Medicago truncatula cultivar Jemalong A17 chromosome 8, MtrunA17r5.0-ANR, whole genome shotgun sequence genomic window:
- the LOC11427451 gene encoding neutral/alkaline invertase 3, chloroplastic, giving the protein MSFGASKAVFQVLSSVVPQSGGYNEPFVNTSQLLTKYMKKKSSRHRFLIESSGMLQSQLRPHRFPLTSVSFCDYKTYSHPWLQTCKCQKAENVSGITSGDGNGSRFASDVEKSSLVSNVMSAKSSLEFEDVQLLEQEKEVLSSNVTNGTVTKNLGTISLNSIEEEAWDLLRESVVNYCGNPIGTIAAKDPNSTNVLNYDQVFIRDFIPSGVAFLLKGEYDIVRNFILHTLQLQSWEKTMDCHSPGQGLMPASFKVRTVPLEGDDSATEEVLDPDFGEAAIGRVAPVDSGLWWIILLRAYGKCSGDLSVQERVDVQTGIKMILKLCLADGFDMFPTLLVTDGSCMIDRRMGIHGHPLEIQALFYSALRCAREMLTPEDGSADLIRALNNRLVALSFHIREYYWIDMKRLNEIYRYKTEEYSYDAVNKFNIYPDQISPWLVEWMPNKGGYLIGNLQPAHMDFRFFSLGNLWSVVSSMATEEQSHAILDLIEAKWSDLVADMPLKICYPALEGQEWQIITGSDPKNTPWSYHNGGSWPSLLWQLTAACIKMNRPHIAAKAVEIAERRISRDKWPEYYDTKRSRFIGKQSQLFQTWSIAGYLVSKLLLADPSKANILITEEDSDLVNALINANPKGKRGRKNLKQTYIV; this is encoded by the exons ATGTCTTTCGGTGCTTCCAAAGCCGTTTTTCAGGTTCTGTCCAGTGTTGTTCCTCAATCCGGAGGGTATAATGAGCCTTTTGTCAACACTTCCCAGTTGCTAACaaaatatatgaagaaaaaatccTCAAGGCATAGGTTTTTAATTGAGAGCTCTGGCATGCTTCAAAGCCAGTTAAGGCCTCATCGATTTCCATTGACCAGTGTCAGTTTCTGTGACTATAAGACCTATAGTCATCCATGGTTGCAGACATGTAAATGCCAAAAGGCTGAAAATGTGAGTGGCATAACTTCAGGAGACGGTAATGGATCTAGGTTTGCGAGTGATGTTGAAAAATCTAGTCTGGTTAGCAATGTGATGAGTGCAAAGTCTTCTTTAGAGTTTGAAGATGTTCAACTGTTGGAACAGGAAAAAGAGGTTTTGTCATCTAATGTTACAAATGGGACTGTCACGAAAAATCTTGGTACAATTAGCCTCAACTCTATTGAGGAAGAAGCATGGGATCTACTGAGGGAGTCTGTAGTTAATTATTGTGGGAATCCTATTGGAACTATTGCTGCAAAGGATCCAAACAGTACCAATGTTTTGAATTATGACCAGGTCTTTATTCGTGATTTTATTCCATCTGGAGTCGCTTTCCTATTGAAGGGAGAGTATGATATTGTTCGTAATTTCATTCTTCATACACTTCAGCTGCAG AGCTGGGAGAAAACAATGGATTGTCATAGTCCAGGACAAGGTTTGATGCCTGCTAGTTTTAAGGTTCGGACAGTTCCTCTGGAAGGTGATGACTCTGCAACGGAAGAGGTTTTGGATCCCGACTTTGGAGAGGCAGCCATTGGCCGTGTTGCTCCTGTTGATTCCG GGCTGTGGTGGATTATTTTACTACGAGCATATGGAAAATGCTCTGGGGATTTAtctgttcaggagagagttgaTGTGCAAACAGGAATTAAGATGATTTTGAAGCTGTGTCTTGCTGATGGTTTTGACATGTTCCCAACATTATTAGTAACTGATGGTTCTTGCATGATAGATCGAAGGATGGGCATACACGGGCATCCTTTGGAGATTCAG GCACTGTTTTATTCTGCCTTACGTTGTGCACGTGAGATGCTTACTCCTGAGGATGGATCAGCTGATCTTATACGGGCACTGAACAATCGGCTGGTCGCTCTCTCATTTCATATTAGAGAATATTATTGGATTGATATGAAAAGATTAAATGAAATTTACCGTTACAAGACAGAGGAGTACTCATATGATGCAGTTAATAAATTCAACATATACCCGGACCAGATTTCTCCTTGGTTAGTGGAGTGGATGCCGAACAAAGGAGGCTACTTAATTGGTAACTTACAACCAGCTCACATGGATTTCAGGTTTTTTTCACTGGGAAACTTGTGGTCTGTCGTCAGTAGTATGGCCACAGAGGAACAATCACATGCCATATTGGATCTTATTGAGGCCAAATGGTCGGATTTGGTGGCAGATATGCCACTCAAGATTTGTTATCCGGCTCTTGAAGGTCAGGAGTGGCAGATAATCACCGGCAGTGATCCTAAGAACAC gccTTGGTCTTACCATAATGGAGGCTCCTGGCCATCACTGCTCTGGCAG CTCACAGCTGCATGCATAAAGATGAACAGACCACATATTGCTGCAAAAGCTGTTGAAATTGCTGAGAGACGTATATCAAGAGACAAATGGCCAGAATATTATGACACGAAAAGATCTCGATTCATTGGAAAACAGTCTCAATTGTTTCAGACATGGTCAATTGCGGGATACCTTGTGTCAAAGCTGCTGCTTGCAGACCCAAGTAAAGCAAACATACTGATAACTGAAGAGGATTCTGATCTTGTGAATGCTTTGATTAATGCCAACCCAAAAGGAAAGCGTGGGAGGAAAAATTTGAAGCAGACCTACATTGTATGA